The window GGCACTCTCAGCAACCACAGCATTCAAGAGTTAATTGAAAAAGCTTCTGTAGATGGATATTTCCTCGCGCTGCCGAATTTACCCAATACCTTTATGGCTTCTGTGGCGCGGCAATTTATGCAAGCGGGTTGGCAGGGGGTTTTGGTGGACGCTCTCAAGCGCACTAGTGCTGTTGAGCAGCTATTATCACTCCGAGAGGAATTGCAAGCGGCAGGAATTACTTACATGACAGGCTGTGGTGCAACACCAGGGTTGTTAACAGCCGCAGCGGCTTTAGCGGCTCAGAGTTATGCGGAGATTCATAGCGTAAAAATTACGTTTGGGGTGGGAATTGCCAACTGGGAAGCTTATCGAGCCACCATTCGGGAAGACATTGCCCACCTTCCTGGCTACAATGTTGAACGCGCTCAGAACATGAGTGATGCTGAGGTGGAAGCATTATTGGATGAGACGAACGGCATCCTGCGCTTGGAGAATATGGAACATGCAGATGATGTGATGTTGGAATTGGCTGGGATTTGTCCGCGCGATCACGTCACGGTTGGCGGTGTTGTCGATACCCGCAATCCCAAGAAACCCCTGAGTACAAATGTTCAAGTTACAGGTCGTACATTCGAGGGCAAGATCTCGACTCACACCTTTACTCTAGGTGATGAGACCAGTATGGCTGCGAATGTCTGTGGCCCTGCGTTTGGTTACCTCAAAGCCGGGATATCGTTACACCAACGAGGCATTTATGGTCTGTTTACAGCGGCTGAAGTGATGCCAAAATTTGTTCAGTAGAAGTGACAGGTTCAGAGGTTGCAGGTTGCCGATGAGAACGTTCAACTTTCAACCTTCAACTTTTTAACCTGCTACCCTTTCACGCGGGTGGACTTTCAGGAGACAAGCTTTCTATGTTCTCTTCCTTTTCCAAAACTTCTGGAATTTGCATCACAAAAGGCAAACATCCCCCTAGCAGTCCTCGCTGAATCCGTTCTGGTGTTTCGGGGAATACCACAAACAGGGGATATATGCGATCATTTCCTTCACTAAGAATGTGTTGATAGCGAGGAGGCATCAGCCATTCATAGTCTTTGTCTAGCAACACTTGTGTCTGACGCCAGCGACTGAGCAAGTTAGAAAAATCCTCATGGGGGCGATGAATAAAGATAAAAATTTCAACCCCCATTTTTATTTTCCATTCCGGATCGCACATCACAATAGCCAAGTCACAGGGCAAGCAAACAGCTTCTGGCGAGGCTGTATAAGTGATGTGGTTTTGTCCGGCAGGAGGTTTGGGATGGCGAATTCGCACAATCGGCAAAGGAATAGTAATTACGCTCTCGTCCGGTCGGCGCATACTGGGAATCATTTCCAAGTAAGGTCGGTGTTTTTTGAGGAGTGCGATCGCACCATCATGGTGACTAAACTCCGCCAAACTAGCTTCGTAATCAAATTGTTTAACAGGCATTTTTTTGTATTATGAATTGCAATAATTAACCTATTTTTATTAACAGTTGAGCGAATAAATTCAAATCGATTCCTCTGAAAAAAGAGAGGGTTACAACGCACTTGAATATTTAACGCAACGTTGAAAACCCTCTGTGGTGAAAGCTGCTAGGTAACGAAAGAAGTTCTTCGCTGGCTAATGAACGCTTTAATGTCTAGCCCATAGCGTCATACAGCTTAAACAGTGGCAGATACATAGAAAGTAGAATCACTGCCACCATTACTGCCAAAAGAACCATCATGATCGGTTCGATGAGACTGGTAAGAGCTTTAACGGCTTGCTCTACCTCATCTTCATAAAACTCAGCCACTTTCATCATCATGGAATCTAACTCCCCTGTTTCTTCACCGATGCTGATCA of the Allocoleopsis franciscana PCC 7113 genome contains:
- the bioU gene encoding (S)-8-amino-7-oxononanoate synthase BioU — its product is MSDKQGINLTDATTTDSLFSKPVRVGVLGFGGLGQAAARVLAPKREMLWVAAADHKGYAYDSQGLNPNTCIATYQSQGSVGYLEPTGTLSNHSIQELIEKASVDGYFLALPNLPNTFMASVARQFMQAGWQGVLVDALKRTSAVEQLLSLREELQAAGITYMTGCGATPGLLTAAAALAAQSYAEIHSVKITFGVGIANWEAYRATIREDIAHLPGYNVERAQNMSDAEVEALLDETNGILRLENMEHADDVMLELAGICPRDHVTVGGVVDTRNPKKPLSTNVQVTGRTFEGKISTHTFTLGDETSMAANVCGPAFGYLKAGISLHQRGIYGLFTAAEVMPKFVQ